CAGAATGTGTGAGGTCAGAGGTGCCTTTGTCATCATGTTCACGcttcagagagaaaagaagtgtGCTTTTGTGAAAAAGGGTTAGAAAAAAAGGGCAGTAGTGACTTTTTTTGTGCTTCACCTAAAGTCGGGGATGCCTACTGAGGTGCTGATTCCTGCTCCAGAGTGGACAACCAAGTATTGAGATTCTTTTATCAACTGGGCGAGGGTCTCTACCTTCGCCTTTCGCTCCTCAGGATTGTCAAACACCTGCCACAGAGCAGGACAAATCAGGTTAGAACAGCAGGCGGCTTCTGGCACAATGAAATATCACATTACTTCTGAAACAATACCATGACCAATGACAAGGGTCGGAAAGGGATGCTTTCATACAGTATTTGATCCAAACAGGGTTGAGAGATTTGGTCCAATGTCAGTGTGAAGAGCGTCCAATACTTTGTAATCCAGCCCAATATCTCCAGTGTAATTACTAAAGAAACCTTGCGCTGGATTTTGCTTCTTTCAAGTTGAATAACTTTTAATGGTCTACACCTCACACATTTCATTCTCTCATTTCctggtaatgtttttttaagtgacAGATGTATTAATATTGGACTTGTGCAGAGCAGATGACAGAATTGTAAAGTATATAACAAAGAGAATTTCACATTATGTTTAGGGTGGAAAGtaacaaaatacattaatttaatttacttttttgaTGTATTGGcagcattttcaacaaaaaaaaagcatctttatacttgttcttgttctacatttaagtaaaatataatatattttgtattgcctCTTTCCTCCTCAAATGTATCTTATTGCTGAAGAATTAGTGACTGTTTAGcccgtctttaaaaaaagtcatacaaTTACAACACCAAACTGTGGACAGTGGCTTTTTGCAGACCATATTTCACATGTACAATAGAGGGTAAAAATACGACTCGTTCAGCTCCCTCCTGCACCAGCTGACGTTAGGACATCGATTGCACGCGAGCTAATAGTGTAACACTAATGTAAACTGTGAATGGACCCATTCCTAACAAAGACCAATGACTGATTACACGTTACTTCAGGGCTTTCTGTTGTTGGATAACGTTTACGTAAGTTTTCCAGGTTAAACGATGGAAAGCAGAAGCTTAACTTATCGTGGAGTGTATCGtgcttttcaaatgtatttttcaagACCTCCTAAAGACTGAACATGAACATCGCTAACCTGCTAGCAGTGGAAAGAAGCGACATAAGCTCACAGTCGATGTGCTTTACCTCGGGGAGTCCACACACTCCTTTGTCCGCGTACGGGGAGAGACCAGCAGCATAGTTCACAGACATGTTGCTGTTGgtgtctttattattgttgtgtagGAAGTTGTTCCTGTATCATAAAGCTGAATAATCTCCCAGGCGGTTATTTAGTCGTGTTGTTTGGCTGACGTCATCTATAAGCGACGACGTGAGCTGCGTTCACAACATGGAGGAAATGCAcgacatctctccatctctgtctacTTTTCACACATCTGTGAACTTAGACcttcaaattcaaaataaagctcCCCATTAAACTGTAggatgtctttaaaaaaaacttttgtacATTTCAGATAACTTTTCCCAAAATCCTGGTATAAAGTTGGATTTCACAAACCTTGTGTGGCGAGCTCCCTTTTGCTACACTTGCACTGCAAAGCCAAAACAGACTTAAATGTATCTCCCTCTTGAGTTGCTAAAGgcgtcccgtcccgtcccgtcccgtcccgtcccaTTCCATTCCTCAGCTCCGGTAATGCATACTTTCTAAGAGTCGCCTAATGCAACATTTTTAAGCTTTTGCACTCTTTATTAACTCTATTTGAATTTGTGACGCTTCTGAGCTTATGgttgacatttattttagcCATATAAACCAACATGTACAACAAGTACAATGCATGACATCTTCAAAACGTCAATTCACTCAGAGGGCTGTTGCTTAATACTACGTAGATAATCTCCAATTTTCTCGTGTGACTTGAATGCTGCAGTATCTTCACAAtcatgaaataataattttcaTGTGACATACTAATGGATTTTctacattataaaataaccaTTAATATGCCAGATAGTCATATGTATAGACGGTAGATAGCCTCAAGTAAAATAGACAAACGGGCTAttatcatatataaatatgcaacATAGTTAAAGAATGCTGAAATGTGTCCGATTCACAATTATATTCATACAAAGAGGGGATATTGTGACGCAGGACACCATGGAGTTTGTCTGGGGAAATCAATTCTTAAAGACAAGGAAAATAGACATAGTATTAATAAAATCTAAAAAGGTGAATATACTTTTAAGACCGCCAATATTGAAAGTGCAACCAATCCAAGCACTTCAAGACTGTTCATTTTTTCCaataaatctttatttttcagtttaaatagccgaaaataaaaaatgaacacaggtgaataaaacaatacagtaATCATACATACAGCTACATGTGCATATCAGTTATGGTTCCTGTTGAAGCTCAACTTTGAAGACCACCTAAGAGTAAAATAGTTGTTTGTATTAATAGTTTTGTCATATGTAACTCATTATCCTGGGAAATTTAGATTGAAGTCCTGATTTGAGTTAATTAAACAATCAATATGGTGTctgcaaaaatacacaaaaagacCCATAAACTCTAAAAATGATATAAAAACCAGTCTACTCTCTATTGGCACGAAAAATAGAAATGAGAACAGAACGTGACGGCCTTGTTCTCCTTCAATTCAGGGGCTGAAAAACGTCTGATAATTCTCACCGATAGcgcaacaacatttttattttaaaaacagacataTTTCCTATAGAAGCATTTTTTTGCCAATCAAACCAAACCTCATCACATAAATCATTCCAAGCAAAAGATTGCAGGCATAATGTCTAACCAAAGAAAGAGACTAAAATAACAATGCCTGCAAGAGAGCAACCAAAGACAAGAATACAACAGTTTAGGCTTTCGTTTATGTCTTTGGCTCCGTCAGGCCTCTCAGAGAGCAACCCTGAGGAGAAATACAGTTCTGATCAGTAATTAGTTCTGCCCCCCTGAACAACTTCCCTACATAACTATTAAATCTGAGCTACTTCAGCTAACATAACCCCACACTCAAAATGACACGGAAACACATCCAACAGTAACCagaagaaacacagaaaaagatCAATTTCTTGTTACCAAAACGGTTCACACGAGGATTCGACTCACTGACTCAGCCAGCCGGTCCTCCAGATAGTTCTCTGGCATCTCAGTCAACGAGTCTTTCTTCTCACCGAGCTGAAAACGGATCCGAGAgcaaaaaaagggacaaaaagcTTCCGATCATGATCCGGCAAGCACAAGAACGTTGAAAACATTGTCCTGTGACATGACCGTCATATCGAAGCCCGACAGATTGCGAAACTTGGAAAATGTCTGAGTCAACGGCTTTTCAGCAGATTGTTCAGTACAAACACTAAGTGCTTGAAGCCCTCAATCTTCTGTCAGTCACTGAGATCATCTACTGGTGAGCAACACCCAGTTAcaattagggaaataaagatatGCAAGAGAGACGCCGAGTAAAGTGTGGAAGTGTTTGCACCAATGCAAATGTAGAGATTGATAAAAGTGGTATTAACCCCACAATACTATGTACTGTACAGGAAACCATTAAAACTCAATAGGATTAGGTAATATTCTCTGAAAGTAAGGATTTAGGTGATAAGGAAAATGATAATGGATGTAAAACTGAGGAAACTGGTGACTTTTGTGCTGGTGCAAATTTGACTAGGTCTGACCCCTCTACAACAGTGCATCGAGGTTCGCCTCTGAAAATAATTCagaggcttaaaaaaaacagctctttTCATTGGTTAAGAAGTGGAAAGCTTCAAATCTTTCTTGGGTGTCGACCAAGAATTTCTGGCAACCCAGACAGAAAAAACGGGTAGCATGTGTCAGCTTCGGTCGGGATGCAGTTTAAAAAGCATGTCACGACTCCTCGTTGCCCGAGTCGTCTTCATCGTAGCAGCAGTCGCCGTCCTCGCCCTCCACATCGTCGTCGTCATAGTAATAGTCATAGAAGAGGTCGGAGCCTTCGTCGGTGGCCGGGGCGCGCGTGCGGATGCAGTACTCGGCCAGCGTGGTAGGCACCTTCACGCCGTCGCGCTCAGCTTCGGCCTTGGTGGCCACGACCTGTTTCCTGAGGGGAGATGGTAAAGAATACACTTATGACGTCTGACACTTGACAAAGAGGCTTTTCACCTGTGGTCTACTCTTCTGAGGAAACTTTTGCGAGTGACCATGATAAAGTCGTCTACCTGATGATCTCGACGTACTCGCGGTCCTTGCCCTTGCTGTCCCTCCATTTGCGGTACATGACGGAGGAGTCCACGTTGGCCGGGGAGAAGGTGTTGGGTTCATTCAGCAACGAGATCACGCTCAGCAAAATCGTCCTGGGAGGGAACACAAAAGGTGAGTGACAAGTTGCAGTGTCCAACCCAAAAATAGACATCAATTATAAATgatcaaacatttaaatagcTGAATTTTTCAACAGGATAAAACACATGAATTTTACATTTGATCATCAACCGTCTACATAATTTACCCTCACATGTCCGATTAACTGCATTACCATCAACTAATAAATAACACCCAACATAAAATCCCCCTATTGAGCATTGATGTATTAATGTTTTGCCACCACACAACCTACATTTTGCTCGTCCTGGGTCTTTGTCTGTTGTAACCCATGACATGTACTTTTCCTTATGTAGCCAAGCATGGTTAAATCTACACTTCCCTGGCCTAGTGGATTATCTCGACCACTTCCCTGAGCTACTGTTACTGTGGCCACCGAACTTTTCAGTTAAGGTGTGTTCATTCGCAGCGCGAAATAAAACTCTCACAACAAATCTCACGACTGACCAACCTATACGGACATTACCATCCCTATATaacgattattttcattatggattCAGCCACCTTCAAAATTTGAAGCCACcttcaaaatgtttatttactcCAAAGCTTGATCTCAAtactaatacaataatattagtaataaaGAAACATGATCAAAAGTATTAcaagtaaattattattaaaagtatcacgaatatattattacaattattactAATACATTAAGATGTTTACTAATATTTGAATGTTATAAAAATTATGACGAATTCATAAAAAATTTTCAAGgacttttccaggcctggaaaattccatgacttttccaggcTTTCCATGACCTGCATGTGGTACCAAATACCTAGATATGAATACTGAAGGCACACTCAGTCATTGAGGTGGttgagagaagagaaagaagggaggCACCCAGAAAGGAGTGACAGCTGAGGAGAGATATCAGGGAGAGTGCTCACCGGACATTCTGGGTGGGATTCCACCTCTCTGAAGGCAGCTCTCCACTCTGCGGGTCGTCCACTGGAGGGTGCAATATAGAGATGCACACATCTCCATTCTAAAAACAGAGGAGAGCAACTCCTTTCATTATGCAATGCATCATAGAACACATGAAAGACGCCAGATTAAATGTAATGATAAGGcacaaaatgtcatcacatgttataaaatataattaggGTCTGATACGTTACCTCATAGATGTTGGGGTGCCACATCTTGGTGAGGAACCGGAAGGCAGGTGGGGAGTAAGGGTAGTCTATAGGGAACTTGATCCGAGCCTGGGACACACAACAGGTCATTGCATGTGGCTGAACGCTGTACAACtacaatatacacattttactGACAGACTTGATTGTCATGCATTTCATGTGGTACTGTCATACAAGAGCAGTACACTATGTTTACCATGTATATTGTGTGATGTGTGTCATTTGAAGAATtcgtaaaaaaagaagctgttttAATGACCTGTCAGATGTGCCAAAGACAAAGAGAGTTGTAGTCCTACCTTAAAATACCCCCCTTCATAATGAGTGTTTGGGGGCCCGAAAATGGCCACCTCCCAGTTGTACATGTCAGCCTCGTCCACCAGTGTAATTTTGAATCCCTCGACAGGCTCCTCCTGGAGGCTCTTCATTTCCAACATGAGTGCTTTCTGAGAACTGGCTACATGAGAGTGGCTGTGTTGCGCCATACTGAACTACGTAGCTTTCAAGATTATCTGCAGTCGACAGCTGATCGGTTTGTTTACACGAACGCGGCTGAGTTTGCCTCACACGCCGAACAACCGACTGACACTGGGgggaataaattaaaaataaaagacacttGCCTGTTTTCGGGGTTCGGAGACAATGAGACAGGCCAAACCAGACGGGCTACGCATAAGTCAAACAAAGGTTGCGTGGATTTCCCCCTGAATCAGATGAATTATTTACAAGTGTTATCAATACTTC
This Cyclopterus lumpus isolate fCycLum1 chromosome 17, fCycLum1.pri, whole genome shotgun sequence DNA region includes the following protein-coding sequences:
- the LOC117746122 gene encoding ubiquitin-conjugating enzyme E2 R1-like codes for the protein MAQHSHSHVASSQKALMLEMKSLQEEPVEGFKITLVDEADMYNWEVAIFGPPNTHYEGGYFKARIKFPIDYPYSPPAFRFLTKMWHPNIYENGDVCISILHPPVDDPQSGELPSERWNPTQNVRTILLSVISLLNEPNTFSPANVDSSVMYRKWRDSKGKDREYVEIIRKQVVATKAEAERDGVKVPTTLAEYCIRTRAPATDEGSDLFYDYYYDDDDVEGEDGDCCYDEDDSGNEES